The following proteins are co-located in the Pelecanus crispus isolate bPelCri1 chromosome 5, bPelCri1.pri, whole genome shotgun sequence genome:
- the TMEM69 gene encoding transmembrane protein 69 has translation MFPLLQRCCFHTPFKLRKLTGPRLLLYGKNKTTCSSLGLRLQRDVYLLARSPSLNPASVCAIKLQAFHTSPPFFKKKTPKESETKHSGILEQSMKSLKDSPKPALYLSLAGLIPFVSVPLSMAIQGTYYPELAFAQVTFGAVTVSFLGGMRWGFALPENSPAKPDWLNLANSTIPLLLAWQALLFKDITHGAVMLVMALGIALHYDISLLPPYPRWFKVLRVAGTVVMVLSLLATAALKTISEKQLSNNRNKWQNTK, from the exons ATGTTTCCCCTCCTACAACGATGCTGCTTCCACACACCTTTCAAA CTCCGGAAGTTAACCGGTCCCAGACTGCTACTGTATGGAAAGAATAAGACAACTTGCTCTTCTCTTGGCCTCCGTCTGCAGAGAGATGTGTATCTTCTCGCAAGATCTCCAAGCCTCAACCCAGCATCAGTATGTGCAATCAAGCTCCAGGCTTTTCACACCTCTCCCcccttcttcaagaagaaaacccccaaagaaTCTGAGACCAAACACTCGGGCATATTGGAACAAAGCATGAAATCACTAAAGGATTCTCCAAAGCCAGCCCTTTACTTAAGCCTCGCAGGGCTAATTCCATTTGTTTCTGTGCCACTGTCAATGGCCATCCAAGGGACCTACTACCCAGAGCTGGCGTTTGCTCAGGTTACATTTGGTGCCGTAACAGTCTCTTTCCTAGGAGGAATGAGGTGGGGGTTTGCTCTCCCAGAAAACAGCCCGGCCAAACCAGACTGGCTGAACCTGGCTAACAGTACAATTCCTCTTCTACTTGCCTGGCAAGCCTTACTTTTTAAAGATATCACTCATGGTGCAGTAATGCTAGTAATGGCCTTAGGGATAGCACTACATTAtgacatttcccttcttcctccttatCCTAGGTGGTTTAAAGTACTGAGGGTAGCGGGAACAGTGGTGATGGTATTATCACTATTAGCTACTGCAGCGTTGAAGACTATTTCAGAGAAGCAGCTAagtaacaacagaaataaatggcagaacacaaaataa